One segment of Chryseobacterium viscerum DNA contains the following:
- a CDS encoding ATP-dependent Clp protease ATP-binding subunit, with translation MGVLVTNETVKQLFHIAQSIAKENYNGTYGGPHILQALMHKDIGLNEFLKSIDKDPGYFYEWADVRIEEYPKTNHLPDEVGQDDAVDTLVEEADDIRLKLGLDEITPICILTAIVKPQVVFSLQQLKSLPLREHEIFNLYRKDTPFTVSEDGDFSSLFSNNGSDYSDSSFPSIKSYCVDRTAQARKGEIENIIGRDKELRMLVEILCRRSKPNVIIIGEPGVGKTALVEGFATEIIKGNVPEMLKNGTLLELDTGALLAGTSYKGEIEDRLKKVINECKKIEKAILFIDEIHTLLDPKGSIGNVANLLKPELARGEITVIGATTQEEYRKIIEPEQAFNRRFEVLTVHEPDEKTCVKMIDVLLDGYKKHHGIEVEKTAIPECVRLAKRYAKGKKLPDAAIDLLDRTMAAIKMLDELSEKELNSWKESYDAILTEEYTDSKDKADELIWTYNLLRDKISPILWGSLSEQPAIDNSMPVDQIQQIIEDTYAELLQHAAKKREKVDRLELAAVMAAKTNIPIGKIQAQEKEKLLNMESLLLNRVVGQDHALKILSDAIVENRSGLNKPGQPIGSFFLLGPTGTGKTELAKSMAELLFNDEKAMVRFDMSEFKEEHSAALLYGAPPGYVGYEEGGMLVNKIRQQPYTVVLFDEIEKAHHSVFDVFLQIMDEGKVHDKLGKEGDFSNALILFTSNIGSEEIVKQFEEGKVPESSSLMQIMSNSGRFRPEFLARITEIIPFAPITESIAERIFNIQLKSLHTSLTRLGITLKISDDAVRNLALGGFSSKYGARQISGVIRAQLARPISKMIVREEVKSGQTIHVDWNNEEEKTSWKVD, from the coding sequence ATGGGAGTACTAGTAACCAACGAAACCGTAAAGCAGCTATTTCACATTGCTCAGTCGATAGCGAAGGAAAATTATAATGGAACCTATGGAGGCCCGCATATTCTGCAGGCTTTGATGCATAAAGATATCGGACTAAATGAATTCCTTAAAAGTATAGATAAAGATCCCGGTTATTTCTATGAATGGGCAGATGTCCGCATTGAAGAATACCCCAAAACCAACCATCTTCCGGATGAAGTAGGCCAGGATGATGCTGTGGATACCCTTGTAGAAGAAGCAGATGATATTCGTTTAAAATTAGGACTGGATGAGATCACACCCATCTGTATACTTACAGCCATTGTAAAACCACAAGTTGTATTTTCACTTCAGCAGCTGAAATCACTTCCGTTGAGAGAACATGAGATTTTCAATCTGTACAGAAAAGATACACCGTTTACCGTTTCAGAAGACGGTGATTTTTCGTCACTATTTTCAAATAACGGTTCAGACTATTCAGATTCTTCTTTTCCTTCCATTAAAAGCTACTGTGTAGACAGAACAGCACAGGCAAGAAAAGGAGAAATTGAAAATATCATTGGTAGAGACAAAGAACTCAGAATGCTGGTAGAAATTCTTTGCCGCAGAAGCAAACCGAATGTAATCATCATTGGTGAACCAGGAGTCGGAAAAACAGCATTGGTAGAAGGATTTGCTACAGAAATCATCAAAGGAAATGTTCCTGAAATGCTTAAAAATGGCACCCTTTTAGAGTTGGATACCGGAGCATTATTAGCCGGAACTTCTTATAAAGGCGAAATTGAAGACCGTCTGAAAAAAGTAATCAATGAATGCAAGAAAATTGAAAAAGCTATTCTTTTCATTGACGAAATTCATACCCTTTTAGATCCTAAAGGAAGCATTGGAAACGTTGCCAACCTTTTGAAGCCTGAGCTTGCCAGAGGAGAAATTACCGTAATTGGAGCTACAACCCAGGAAGAATACAGAAAAATTATAGAGCCGGAACAGGCTTTCAACCGTCGCTTTGAAGTTTTAACAGTGCACGAACCGGATGAAAAGACCTGTGTGAAAATGATTGACGTACTTCTTGATGGTTACAAAAAACACCACGGCATTGAAGTAGAAAAAACAGCCATTCCGGAATGTGTACGCCTGGCTAAAAGATATGCAAAAGGTAAAAAACTGCCCGATGCCGCTATTGATTTATTAGACAGAACAATGGCAGCCATCAAAATGCTGGATGAACTGTCAGAAAAAGAACTCAACAGCTGGAAAGAAAGCTATGATGCTATTTTAACAGAAGAATATACAGACAGTAAAGATAAAGCAGACGAGCTGATCTGGACTTACAATTTGTTAAGAGATAAAATAAGCCCAATCCTTTGGGGTTCGTTGAGTGAACAACCTGCTATTGACAATTCTATGCCGGTAGATCAGATTCAGCAGATTATTGAAGATACGTATGCCGAACTTCTACAGCATGCAGCGAAGAAAAGAGAAAAAGTAGACAGACTGGAGCTGGCAGCAGTAATGGCAGCCAAAACCAATATTCCAATCGGAAAGATCCAGGCTCAGGAAAAAGAAAAACTTTTGAATATGGAATCCCTTCTGCTAAACAGGGTAGTAGGACAGGATCACGCATTAAAAATCCTTTCTGATGCTATTGTTGAAAACCGAAGTGGATTGAATAAACCGGGACAGCCTATCGGATCATTCTTCCTTCTGGGACCTACCGGAACCGGTAAAACAGAGCTGGCAAAATCAATGGCAGAACTACTCTTCAATGATGAAAAGGCCATGGTGCGTTTTGATATGTCAGAATTTAAGGAAGAACATTCTGCCGCTCTCCTTTACGGAGCGCCTCCGGGATATGTAGGATATGAAGAAGGAGGTATGCTTGTCAATAAAATCAGACAACAGCCATATACCGTTGTTTTATTTGATGAAATTGAGAAAGCCCATCATTCAGTTTTTGACGTATTTCTTCAGATTATGGATGAAGGAAAAGTTCATGATAAATTGGGGAAAGAAGGAGATTTCAGCAATGCATTAATCCTGTTTACCTCCAATATAGGAAGCGAAGAAATTGTAAAACAGTTTGAAGAAGGAAAAGTTCCGGAATCATCTTCCCTGATGCAGATTATGTCAAATTCAGGACGATTCAGACCTGAGTTTTTAGCAAGAATTACAGAGATTATTCCTTTTGCCCCGATCACGGAATCTATTGCAGAAAGAATCTTTAATATTCAGCTGAAATCACTTCATACCTCACTGACAAGATTGGGAATTACCTTAAAAATCAGTGATGATGCAGTAAGAAACCTAGCGTTAGGAGGATTTAGCAGCAAGTATGGAGCAAGACAGATCTCAGGAGTAATCCGTGCACAGCTTGCCAGACCGATCTCTAAAATGATTGTTAGAGAAGAAGTAAAATCCGGCCAGACTATTCATGTAGATTGGAATAATGAGGAAGAAAAAACCAGCTGGAAAGTAGATTAA